From a single Paenibacillus sp. FSL R5-0345 genomic region:
- a CDS encoding DUF4091 domain-containing protein → MNTPQPFQTMLLSSLVKVFADEVPNHESYHSATALVGETFSFQVAYTSDTLLKNIAVEIKSSLPDLICIRSVGLVPSEMPCFKNHDDDVLRTTPGLYPDPLYTLDQQSISSIPGQWRSLWVTITLDETMSTGLRSIQVLFQSSEGQMLGESDVFELTVIPATLPPQQLIHTEWFHVDCLATKYGVEVFSEAHWALIERYADTMAKHGMNMILTPLFTPPLDTAIGGVRPTVQLISVTKAGDRYEFGFDLLTRWVSMCRRLGFKYFEFSHLFTQWGAKCAPKIMVTIQGEDQQLFGWDTDASSAEYRSFLDQFLPCLDQYLKEQGIDQQSWFHISDEPGEEHLESYRAASEIIYKHLSSYPIMDALSELELYEQGLVKRPIPANTHIEPFLEHQVPDLWTYYCCAQGEQVSNRFFNMPSARNRIIGFQLYKFGLQGFLHWGYNFWYSQYSLNQQLDPYRTTDAEHAFPSGDAYLVYPGEEGPIESIRLEVLYEGLQDLRALELLEQKIGKKATIAIMEEGLSTSLTFSVYPRDQGTWLLEARERINQAIASYST, encoded by the coding sequence ATGAATACCCCGCAGCCATTTCAGACGATGTTATTAAGTTCGTTGGTTAAGGTATTTGCTGATGAAGTGCCGAATCATGAATCCTATCACAGTGCAACCGCACTTGTCGGAGAAACATTTTCGTTCCAAGTCGCTTATACCTCAGATACACTTCTAAAGAATATTGCAGTAGAGATAAAGTCATCTCTTCCAGATCTAATATGTATAAGATCCGTTGGACTTGTTCCCTCAGAAATGCCTTGTTTCAAAAATCATGATGACGATGTGCTAAGAACTACGCCGGGATTATATCCAGATCCATTGTATACGCTGGATCAACAATCTATTTCATCGATCCCGGGACAATGGCGATCTTTATGGGTGACGATAACCTTGGATGAAACAATGAGTACGGGGCTTCGCTCTATTCAGGTCCTCTTCCAATCATCTGAAGGGCAGATGTTAGGTGAATCGGATGTATTCGAGTTAACCGTTATCCCTGCAACACTACCGCCGCAACAGTTAATTCATACGGAATGGTTCCATGTGGATTGTCTTGCTACAAAGTATGGTGTCGAAGTATTTAGTGAAGCGCATTGGGCCCTTATAGAACGTTATGCAGATACGATGGCTAAGCATGGCATGAACATGATCTTAACTCCGTTGTTTACACCGCCTTTGGATACAGCCATTGGTGGAGTACGTCCAACCGTTCAATTGATTTCCGTGACTAAAGCGGGAGATCGTTATGAATTCGGATTTGATCTGCTTACTCGTTGGGTATCGATGTGCCGCCGACTTGGCTTCAAATACTTTGAGTTCTCTCATTTATTTACTCAATGGGGTGCAAAATGTGCACCAAAAATAATGGTAACCATTCAAGGTGAAGATCAGCAACTATTCGGCTGGGATACGGACGCATCCTCGGCGGAATACCGTAGTTTCTTGGATCAATTTTTACCTTGCTTAGATCAATATTTGAAAGAGCAGGGAATAGACCAGCAAAGCTGGTTCCATATTTCAGATGAACCAGGAGAGGAACATTTGGAATCGTACCGAGCTGCAAGTGAGATCATTTATAAACATTTATCAAGTTATCCGATCATGGACGCTTTGTCCGAATTGGAGTTGTATGAACAGGGCCTGGTGAAAAGGCCGATTCCTGCGAATACGCATATTGAACCGTTCTTAGAACATCAGGTTCCAGACCTTTGGACGTACTATTGCTGCGCTCAAGGTGAACAAGTATCCAACCGGTTTTTCAACATGCCGTCTGCTAGAAATCGTATAATCGGGTTTCAATTGTATAAATTCGGATTACAGGGCTTCTTGCATTGGGGTTATAACTTCTGGTACTCGCAATATTCATTGAATCAGCAGCTGGACCCTTATCGTACGACTGACGCTGAGCATGCATTTCCCTCAGGAGATGCCTACTTGGTCTATCCAGGAGAAGAAGGCCCGATTGAATCCATTCGACTGGAAGTTCTATATGAAGGGTTGCAGGATTTGCGCGCACTAGAATTACTTGAGCAGAAAATTGGCAAGAAAGCAACGATAGCCATTATGGAAGAGGGTCTGAGTACATCGTTGACCTTCTCTGTATACCCGAGGGATCAGGGAACATGGCTCTTAGAGGCAAGAGAGCGGATCAATCAAGCGATAGCAAGTTATTCTACTTAA
- a CDS encoding response regulator transcription factor — MYRLLIVDDEPVIVNGLVQLFQDNSEFELDIRKAFSSSEALEIAKKTKLDILVSDIRMPQKNGLQLVDEIVYYWPLCRVIFLTGYSEFDYVYEAIRKNVDNYILKTEGIEPIFQAVKAAIDKLDEENRRRLQLEKAQMHYQIASSFLKKELMERVLSGESITSILNNVRYKDVEFGIALDRPSFFLVGILDRLDDPKFKMPPSVQRIFHDHLPASIACEEVIYDDRVFIWLLQPDEGLLNRFRSGYPDQGVNWPGIVAYMRGILEPVQNECDELLSVCVSFGISGDLLNHWESIHLQVEAVRSMILKRALLGQHMLILDLEKLSQLEDTMHKAGGIEQEDFKTLIIEQIHQFVQENLSGDLSLTSIAAEVHLNPSYLSRYYKQTTGQNLLEYIQSTKLHVALQLMKNTTLKLNEIAIRVGFESPSYFTTFFKRKMGLSPQDYRNSK, encoded by the coding sequence ATGTATAGATTACTAATCGTAGATGACGAGCCTGTGATTGTGAATGGATTAGTCCAACTGTTTCAGGATAACTCAGAATTTGAACTGGATATACGAAAAGCTTTCTCCTCAAGCGAAGCTCTTGAAATTGCTAAGAAAACGAAATTGGATATTTTGGTTAGCGATATTCGTATGCCTCAGAAGAATGGTCTCCAGCTCGTGGACGAAATCGTCTATTATTGGCCGTTATGCCGAGTGATTTTCCTTACAGGATACAGTGAATTTGATTATGTATACGAAGCGATTCGTAAGAATGTGGACAATTACATTCTGAAAACGGAAGGAATTGAACCTATTTTCCAAGCTGTGAAGGCAGCAATCGACAAGCTAGACGAGGAGAACCGTCGTAGACTTCAATTGGAGAAGGCACAAATGCACTATCAAATCGCTAGTTCCTTCCTAAAGAAAGAGCTGATGGAGCGGGTGCTTAGCGGGGAGTCTATTACTTCTATACTCAATAATGTACGTTACAAGGATGTAGAGTTCGGCATTGCATTAGATCGTCCTTCGTTCTTTCTTGTTGGTATCTTGGATCGACTAGATGATCCTAAATTTAAAATGCCTCCGTCTGTTCAGCGTATTTTCCATGATCACCTGCCTGCATCTATTGCATGTGAAGAAGTGATTTATGATGATCGTGTATTCATATGGCTGCTTCAACCAGATGAAGGATTGCTGAATCGCTTTCGTAGTGGCTATCCAGATCAAGGGGTGAATTGGCCTGGAATCGTTGCTTATATGAGAGGGATATTAGAGCCTGTACAGAATGAGTGTGATGAGCTGCTAAGTGTCTGCGTTTCATTCGGAATATCGGGGGATTTACTTAACCATTGGGAATCAATCCATCTTCAAGTTGAAGCAGTGCGCTCTATGATTCTTAAGAGAGCTTTATTAGGTCAGCACATGCTTATCTTAGACCTTGAGAAACTAAGTCAACTTGAGGATACGATGCACAAAGCTGGAGGAATCGAGCAGGAAGATTTCAAGACGCTAATCATCGAACAAATTCACCAATTTGTGCAGGAGAACCTATCTGGAGATCTATCGCTTACCTCAATTGCTGCAGAGGTGCATCTTAATCCGTCCTATTTATCTCGTTATTATAAACAGACGACAGGTCAAAATTTATTAGAGTATATCCAGTCGACGAAGCTGCATGTTGCTCTGCAACTGATGAAGAATACAACTCTGAAATTAAATGAAATCGCCATCCGGGTCGGTTTTGAATCACCATCCTACTTTACAACATTCTTCAAACGCAAAATGGGTTTATCTCCACAGGATTATCGAAATTCAAAATAA
- a CDS encoding ABC transporter permease, with product MKSLKKEYPLHIMLIPGVIVTLIYAYGPMAGLVMAFQQFEPLSGFFKSDFVGLDNFRYVFNLPDFKQVLWNTLVIAIIKMVLSLLVPLILALLLNELTKKWFAGFIQSAIFLPFFLSWTVLGGVIIELFSLNGPINGLISAMGLEPIMFMLDNGWFRGIIIGSDVWKGMGYNMIIMLAAITGINATLYEAAEVDGAGKWKQMLNITLPGIAPIIILLSVLGLGGILNAGFEQILIMYNPTVYAGADIIDTFVYRLGMFSQQFGPAAAVGLFKSIISLFMVSTTYYAAYKFNNYRIF from the coding sequence ATGAAATCACTGAAGAAAGAATATCCGCTACATATCATGTTAATACCGGGTGTGATTGTTACACTGATTTATGCCTACGGACCGATGGCCGGCCTGGTTATGGCGTTTCAACAGTTTGAGCCGTTATCCGGTTTTTTTAAATCCGATTTTGTGGGATTAGATAACTTCCGTTATGTATTTAATTTACCGGATTTCAAGCAAGTACTTTGGAATACGCTAGTCATAGCTATCATCAAAATGGTATTGTCTCTGCTTGTCCCGCTCATTCTAGCTCTATTATTAAATGAGCTTACTAAGAAATGGTTCGCAGGTTTTATTCAATCCGCCATTTTCCTCCCGTTCTTCCTTTCATGGACCGTCCTTGGGGGTGTCATTATTGAATTATTCTCTCTGAATGGGCCTATTAATGGCTTAATTTCCGCTATGGGCTTAGAACCTATCATGTTCATGCTTGATAATGGTTGGTTCAGGGGGATTATCATTGGCTCGGATGTCTGGAAAGGCATGGGCTACAATATGATCATCATGCTTGCTGCCATCACAGGAATTAATGCGACGCTGTATGAAGCGGCAGAGGTAGATGGTGCAGGGAAATGGAAGCAAATGCTTAATATTACGCTTCCAGGTATAGCACCGATTATTATTTTACTTAGTGTATTAGGTCTCGGTGGTATTCTTAACGCAGGTTTTGAGCAGATATTGATTATGTATAACCCGACTGTATATGCAGGCGCAGATATAATAGATACATTTGTCTATCGATTGGGGATGTTCAGCCAACAATTTGGACCTGCGGCAGCAGTGGGTCTCTTTAAATCGATAATATCTTTATTTATGGTATCAACAACTTACTATGCAGCTTACAAATTTAACAATTACCGCATATTCTAG
- a CDS encoding Gfo/Idh/MocA family protein yields MKKVTVALIGAGLRGINYSEYAIQHPNELQVVAVAEPNAKRRNKFKARHKLADDVCFTHWDDFFASPKVADAVFICTQDNQHYVPTMKALEAGYHVLLEKPMSPDAKECVLMGEMASKVNRVFSICHVLRYTNFFSTIKELLESGAIGQLMSIQHNENVGYWHQAHSFVRGNWRKKDESSPMILAKSCHDLDILSWLTDSECVRVSSFGSLSHFKSSEAPEGAPLRCTDGCPAADKCLYYAPNQYLTEDTDWPTSAISDDPSYEARLNALQEGPYGRCVYHCDNDVVDHQVVNLEFANSVTIAFTMSAFTKDVSRTLKLMGTTGEIRGAMEKNEIEVIHFGSGKVERISFENAGGHVGHGGGDMGLIKDFVKLVRAEGKIQGLTSANHSVQSHLMAFAAEQSRIEGNSIVLKEFAQSVCNDEEVKQR; encoded by the coding sequence ATGAAGAAAGTTACTGTTGCTTTAATTGGAGCGGGCCTGCGAGGAATTAATTATTCAGAATATGCGATTCAGCACCCCAATGAGCTTCAAGTTGTAGCTGTTGCAGAGCCGAATGCGAAGCGGAGAAATAAATTTAAGGCAAGACATAAGCTGGCTGATGACGTGTGCTTTACCCATTGGGATGATTTTTTTGCCTCCCCGAAAGTAGCAGATGCGGTATTTATCTGTACCCAAGACAATCAGCATTATGTGCCAACAATGAAAGCACTGGAGGCAGGGTATCATGTACTATTAGAAAAACCGATGTCCCCTGATGCCAAGGAATGTGTACTTATGGGGGAAATGGCCTCTAAAGTGAATCGTGTCTTCTCGATATGTCATGTATTGAGATATACCAATTTCTTCTCTACGATCAAGGAACTGCTGGAAAGTGGTGCGATCGGACAATTGATGTCCATTCAACATAATGAGAACGTGGGTTACTGGCATCAAGCTCATAGCTTCGTAAGAGGGAATTGGCGCAAAAAGGATGAGTCCAGTCCGATGATTCTCGCTAAGTCCTGTCATGATCTGGACATTCTTTCCTGGTTGACAGATTCAGAATGTGTTCGAGTGTCTTCCTTTGGCTCACTGTCCCATTTCAAATCTAGTGAAGCACCGGAAGGAGCCCCGTTACGTTGCACAGATGGATGCCCAGCAGCAGATAAATGTCTCTATTATGCTCCTAATCAATATTTGACGGAGGATACGGATTGGCCTACATCGGCAATTAGCGATGATCCAAGCTATGAAGCCCGCCTGAATGCTCTTCAGGAAGGACCTTATGGACGATGTGTCTATCATTGTGATAATGATGTCGTCGACCATCAAGTGGTAAATCTAGAATTTGCTAATTCCGTAACTATAGCTTTTACAATGAGTGCGTTTACCAAAGATGTAAGTCGTACCCTCAAGCTGATGGGTACCACGGGGGAAATTCGCGGTGCGATGGAGAAGAATGAAATTGAAGTGATCCATTTTGGCAGCGGTAAGGTAGAGAGAATCTCGTTCGAGAATGCAGGTGGTCATGTTGGTCATGGCGGCGGCGATATGGGGTTAATCAAAGATTTTGTTAAGCTGGTTCGAGCGGAAGGGAAGATTCAAGGTCTTACATCAGCAAATCATTCCGTTCAAAGTCACCTTATGGCTTTTGCAGCAGAGCAATCTCGCATCGAGGGTAACAGTATTGTTCTGAAAGAATTTGCACAAAGTGTCTGTAATGATGAAGAGGTGAAGCAACGATGA
- a CDS encoding sensor histidine kinase produces MKLLATGKVKWFVYQKVVIVFIVFLIPLISMNIWVNYKGMSFTKNTILDSSLAGASFYSKQLDKEIYFIRNQQLQFQEDKNIQKLSFRGKSLEKYEEVELIGNAEDLLNRIIASSEYVVNAGVYIKSLGKTISGKTGITSIPNMEYEKISSLLNVKQKPSFYRSGDAIFLIETGDNAELWSYIEISKGKLLEALNQIATLYQESEVFLGSNELGNILSTTDDQLVSTEVLRLITKQDQFNSDIPEINKVNGKSYFIAHNFISSLNLSLIMYVNQNEITRPLSQFNTLLYASFVIAIVVMILYSYSVNLMIHRPLSKLVKTFRMVETDNLDLVIESKTKDEFYYIFNSFNRMASRLKRSIEENYEQKIALQHSQLKQLQSQINPHFLYNSFFNIYMMCKVGDSDSAAELSQKLGSYYQYITRSGADEVAFFKEYQHALDYCEIQCIRFSNRISFEYEEIPVLANAILVPRLIIQPIVENVFEHAFEDDSRQGVVYIGAECEEGKVIITIEDNGNLLKDEEIEYLQKKLAMGLKQVEKTGLINVNNRLQLKYGPDSGLFVSRSKYGGLRVELIVKYESKEV; encoded by the coding sequence ATGAAGCTGCTGGCTACGGGAAAAGTAAAATGGTTCGTCTATCAGAAAGTTGTCATCGTATTTATCGTCTTTTTGATTCCGCTCATATCGATGAATATTTGGGTGAATTATAAGGGGATGTCATTCACCAAAAATACGATTTTGGACTCATCTCTGGCTGGGGCGTCATTCTATTCCAAGCAACTGGATAAAGAGATATATTTCATCCGCAATCAACAATTACAATTTCAAGAAGATAAAAACATACAGAAGCTTAGTTTCCGAGGCAAAAGTTTAGAAAAGTATGAAGAGGTAGAATTAATCGGTAATGCTGAAGATCTATTGAATCGGATCATTGCCTCAAGCGAATATGTGGTTAACGCCGGGGTATATATTAAGTCTCTGGGAAAAACGATCTCTGGTAAGACCGGGATCACGTCTATTCCTAATATGGAGTACGAAAAAATTTCCTCGTTACTTAACGTTAAGCAGAAGCCTTCATTCTATCGGAGCGGTGATGCGATTTTCCTTATAGAAACAGGAGATAATGCGGAGCTTTGGTCGTATATTGAAATCTCAAAAGGTAAGCTATTGGAGGCACTAAATCAAATCGCAACCTTATATCAAGAATCGGAGGTATTTCTGGGAAGTAATGAGCTGGGCAATATTCTATCTACTACAGACGATCAGTTAGTATCTACTGAGGTCCTTAGGCTCATCACCAAACAGGATCAGTTTAATTCCGATATCCCAGAAATAAACAAGGTGAACGGTAAAAGTTACTTTATTGCCCATAACTTTATCAGTTCTTTGAATCTATCCTTGATTATGTACGTGAATCAGAATGAAATCACAAGGCCCTTAAGCCAATTTAATACACTACTATATGCCTCTTTCGTCATCGCTATTGTGGTAATGATACTTTATTCTTATTCGGTAAATCTAATGATTCATAGGCCCTTATCGAAATTGGTTAAGACATTCCGTATGGTAGAAACGGATAATCTTGATTTAGTCATCGAGTCAAAGACCAAAGATGAGTTTTACTATATATTTAATAGTTTTAATCGCATGGCTTCTAGACTTAAGCGTTCTATTGAGGAAAATTATGAACAGAAGATTGCCCTGCAGCATTCGCAGTTGAAGCAATTGCAGTCACAGATTAACCCGCATTTTCTCTATAACAGCTTCTTTAATATTTACATGATGTGTAAAGTAGGAGATTCCGATAGTGCGGCTGAGCTCTCACAAAAGCTAGGGAGCTACTACCAATACATCACAAGAAGTGGAGCGGACGAGGTGGCATTCTTTAAGGAGTATCAGCATGCGCTTGATTATTGTGAAATTCAGTGTATTCGCTTCTCGAATCGTATTTCTTTCGAATATGAAGAAATACCCGTTTTGGCGAATGCGATTTTAGTACCGAGGCTGATTATTCAGCCGATTGTTGAGAATGTGTTCGAGCATGCTTTCGAAGACGACTCCCGACAAGGGGTTGTCTATATTGGTGCCGAATGCGAAGAGGGAAAAGTAATTATCACGATTGAAGATAACGGCAATCTTTTAAAAGATGAGGAAATAGAGTACTTGCAGAAGAAACTTGCGATGGGTCTGAAACAAGTTGAGAAGACGGGATTAATCAACGTTAATAATAGACTCCAATTGAAGTACGGACCAGATAGTGGCTTATTTGTCTCACGCAGCAAATACGGAGGATTGAGAGTAGAACTGATAGTTAAATATGAGAGTAAGGAAGTGTGA
- a CDS encoding carbohydrate ABC transporter permease, translating into MVLHKQSFSRKLFIVFNTLLLTFITILGIIPFVHLLSISLSSNTAAMAGEVKLWPVGFSWDAYVYLGEKVEFFRSLGVSVKRVVLGSVVNLFLVFITAFPLSKSNDQFKFRTVYVWIFAITMFFGGGLIPTYIVVKNTGLIDSIWALILPGALNVWNMVLMLNFFRSIPRELDEAATIDGAGHWRVLWQIYLPISLPSIATIGLFTIVGHWNAWFDGILYLNSPEHYPLQTYLSTLIMSINAQMSSMSIEQLKVMENLSEKTIRTAQIFMGALPIMVVYPFLQRYFVKGMTVGSVKE; encoded by the coding sequence ATGGTGCTACATAAACAATCATTCAGCAGAAAGTTATTTATCGTGTTCAATACGCTGTTGTTAACTTTCATTACCATACTCGGCATTATCCCATTTGTACACTTACTCTCCATCTCACTAAGCTCGAATACAGCTGCGATGGCTGGAGAAGTGAAGCTTTGGCCCGTCGGTTTTTCCTGGGATGCTTATGTATATTTAGGAGAAAAGGTAGAGTTCTTTCGTTCCTTGGGAGTCTCCGTAAAACGAGTAGTGCTCGGTTCAGTAGTTAACTTGTTTCTAGTATTTATTACTGCTTTTCCGCTTTCCAAATCGAATGATCAGTTTAAATTTAGAACCGTATATGTATGGATATTCGCGATTACGATGTTTTTTGGAGGCGGCTTAATTCCGACGTATATCGTAGTGAAGAATACAGGCTTAATCGATTCCATTTGGGCACTTATCTTACCAGGTGCATTGAATGTATGGAATATGGTTCTGATGCTTAACTTCTTCAGATCTATTCCAAGAGAATTGGATGAAGCGGCTACGATTGATGGTGCCGGACATTGGAGAGTACTTTGGCAAATTTATTTACCGATATCCCTTCCATCCATCGCAACGATTGGGTTATTCACCATAGTTGGGCATTGGAACGCTTGGTTTGACGGTATCCTTTACCTGAATTCACCTGAGCATTATCCGCTACAGACCTATCTTTCTACCTTGATTATGTCTATCAATGCCCAGATGTCCTCGATGTCCATTGAGCAGCTCAAGGTGATGGAGAACCTGAGTGAGAAGACGATCCGAACGGCGCAAATATTCATGGGCGCATTGCCAATTATGGTAGTGTATCCATTCTTACAAAGGTATTTCGTAAAAGGAATGACGGTTGGTAGTGTTAAAGAATAA
- a CDS encoding extracellular solute-binding protein — protein sequence MKKMRPWKMILSVTMILSLLSACGSQGNGNANAPSTPKEETTNSATDSATAPDPLGKYPETVTVTEILGYNPPEDPRTPSGITPEQNAYLKDLKEMMNIEVKYKWTVPSAQFEQKFSLAMASGDLPDVIEVDQKNYEKLKKQDMLADLTDAYAQYASPALKAYMDSDGGFAMKTFSTDGKQLGIPAFEDPFLSTQLLWIRQDWLNNLGLQAPKTIDELEKVAQAFTHNDPDQNGKNDTYGIAMQKNLFFWGFDVRGFFNGFGAYPSVGDKQSAWIKGGDDKLLPGLIQPEVKTALGKLQAWYKDGIIDKEFALKDENKAVEDLTAGKVGISYGEWWYPNWPLNSSVDKDPKADWIAIQLPGIDGPAKSLVPKIRSNKIFVVNKKMKNPEAAIKMLNFYIEVGNKKYKDKNKAADGYVYNWFNPRIANPVDIDTIYREVNKALDANQTEITIDDANYKTVADTFKATKDFLAGDTSNATKGVNWGQYYSRAAKDGGWGLTRQIKENQQFVYNEFYGLPTPTVVEKGGQLDKLMQESFTKIIMGGSLDDFDKFVDSWKALGGNEIIDEVNEWYSTEATK from the coding sequence ATGAAAAAAATGAGACCATGGAAAATGATTTTGTCAGTAACGATGATTCTTTCATTATTGTCAGCATGTGGAAGTCAAGGGAATGGAAATGCGAATGCACCATCTACGCCTAAGGAAGAGACTACGAATAGTGCGACAGACAGCGCCACAGCACCTGATCCACTAGGGAAATACCCGGAAACGGTCACTGTTACAGAAATACTAGGATATAATCCACCAGAAGATCCAAGAACTCCAAGCGGAATAACACCGGAACAAAATGCCTACCTGAAAGATCTCAAAGAGATGATGAATATTGAAGTGAAATACAAATGGACCGTTCCCTCTGCCCAGTTTGAGCAGAAGTTCTCGCTTGCCATGGCATCGGGGGATCTACCCGATGTGATAGAAGTTGATCAGAAGAACTATGAGAAACTTAAAAAGCAAGATATGCTTGCTGATCTGACAGATGCCTATGCACAATATGCGTCACCAGCTCTTAAGGCTTATATGGACTCAGATGGTGGATTCGCGATGAAAACGTTCAGTACGGATGGTAAGCAATTAGGTATTCCTGCATTTGAAGATCCCTTTTTATCCACGCAGCTACTATGGATTCGTCAAGATTGGCTTAATAATCTAGGTTTACAGGCACCGAAGACGATCGATGAGCTTGAGAAAGTTGCACAAGCATTCACACATAATGATCCAGATCAGAATGGTAAGAATGACACCTATGGTATCGCCATGCAAAAGAATCTCTTCTTTTGGGGATTTGATGTCAGAGGTTTCTTTAATGGATTCGGTGCTTATCCTTCCGTTGGTGATAAACAATCGGCTTGGATTAAAGGCGGCGATGACAAATTGTTACCGGGATTGATTCAGCCTGAAGTGAAGACTGCACTTGGTAAGCTACAAGCATGGTATAAAGATGGAATTATTGATAAAGAGTTTGCACTAAAGGATGAGAATAAGGCTGTAGAGGATCTGACTGCAGGTAAAGTGGGTATTTCCTACGGAGAGTGGTGGTATCCGAACTGGCCGCTTAACTCCAGCGTAGACAAAGATCCAAAGGCGGATTGGATTGCAATTCAACTTCCAGGGATTGATGGTCCAGCTAAATCACTCGTTCCAAAAATCCGCAGCAACAAAATTTTCGTTGTGAACAAAAAGATGAAGAACCCAGAAGCAGCGATTAAGATGCTCAATTTCTACATTGAAGTTGGTAATAAGAAATACAAGGATAAGAACAAAGCAGCGGATGGCTATGTATACAACTGGTTTAACCCACGGATTGCCAACCCTGTTGATATTGATACGATTTACAGGGAAGTAAACAAAGCGCTCGATGCTAATCAGACTGAAATTACAATAGACGATGCAAATTATAAGACCGTTGCGGATACTTTCAAAGCGACTAAGGACTTCCTGGCAGGCGACACATCTAACGCTACCAAAGGTGTAAACTGGGGTCAATATTATAGCCGGGCTGCAAAAGACGGCGGCTGGGGCTTAACACGACAAATTAAAGAAAATCAACAATTTGTATACAACGAGTTTTACGGTCTTCCTACACCAACAGTAGTGGAAAAGGGCGGTCAGCTGGATAAGTTGATGCAAGAGTCCTTTACCAAGATTATCATGGGCGGTTCTCTTGATGATTTCGATAAATTCGTGGATAGCTGGAAGGCACTTGGCGGTAATGAAATTATCGATGAGGTCAATGAATGGTATAGCACGGAAGCTACGAAATAA